In one window of Serinus canaria isolate serCan28SL12 chromosome 18, serCan2020, whole genome shotgun sequence DNA:
- the CASKIN2 gene encoding caskin-2 isoform X2 has product MGREQELIQAVKNGDVPGVQKLVAKIKASKSKLLGSAKRLNVNYQDADGFSALHHAALGGSLDLISLLLEAQATVDIKDSNGMRPLHYAAWQGRVEPVRVLLRAAASVNMASLDGQIPLHLSAQYGHYEVSEMLLQHQSNPCLINKAKKTPLDLACEFGRLKVAQLLLNSHLCVALLEGQSKDATDPNYTTPLHLAAKNGHKEIIRQLLKAGIEINKQTKTGTALHEAALYGKTEVVRLLLEVNTGGVDVNIRNTYNQTALDIVNQFTTSHASKDIKQLLREASGILKVRALKDFWNLHDPTALNIRAGDVITVLEQHPDGRWKGHIHDAQKGTDRVGYFPPSIAEVISKRTGMVVPRVAPAQQRQGPPGALPAPPGGLQHLPDECPHPAAPSGPAAFGHLTLTRMAPGPDSSAGDRNSVGSEGSIGSIRSAGSGQSTEGTNGQSTSILIENARPLPSTGDNLQQHLLGSEPHNGTSPAGPQGLQTPGSCPPGDRVFSQQFLRPEQLFEGKDAEAIYNWLREFQLESYTVNFLNAGYDVPTISRMTPEDLTAIGVTKPGHRKKISTEIGQLSIAEWLPNYIPADLMDWLSAIGLPQYHKKLVNNGYDSITIVTDLTWEDLQEIGINKLGHQKKIMLAVKKLRDLRKSLNQAEATLARRKVPGSLDIVTIESLENGECQSPHTLKMTTFQDSELSYELQTAMSNSCHDTLGIKSSQGMSRSQESIGVRSRGSGHSQDNVLSRRLSSPSQESLGSGESSSSSGQSCAPPRSKESPASLPGRPSPEPYGKLVSPEGLNGFANGGGGGSPLKERNLPEGMDQYTWPVAQKGAETPAVTPCTPPQTPSKGTAPYVFMYPHVSLKSPTTPSILGPEQPKALAHFPSISPGQKSSLQTSAQKGFFYLHSQCGPTEPPTTGEHHNGGEGLKHKKRSHSLNRYALSDGEHEEEEGAPSSTLGSYATLTRRPGRSQMPRACLQADAKVTRSQSFAIRAKRKGPPPPPPKRLSSVSSALAAEADGEQPPSPECQPTAAQDVVDTSATPSDAGRGRTVKSLAAALEGTPGVSPSKPLLAPKPLHMTQDCFPRADVGERSHDSSDASSATLSSGSRDPFESGKPRRRTVSEPSTPMTEVAAQSEQEDACSDTEEEAKPGVSSSSSQNSSSECIPFAEEGNLTIKQRPKPSGHSKADAAVPDMEPGSQPAEPQGSAEKEPTVHAVTKEPPVLEFNLTESDTVKRRPRFREREPLQAVLKAFSMAGQAEAGGTSTPQYAQAQAVSIAGPPNSAPAPQPTLARDAFDDDSVEFRIAEIEKSILSLEKGMKKAPSPTKAPSPTELVGTAVVRTPTPDVPAKHTSVASTKLVFSGPKTIYQQILQPSRHTVAPWAATEAVPDVIGSLPSPGSLTLETGSKVSPKPLAAAPGATLAQQRLEQTNSSLAATLQAAEKKITAEEAESHSGTVHLAKNILEDISNMFDDLADQLDAMLD; this is encoded by the exons agctcctgggatcTGCCAAGCGCCTGAACGTGAACTACCAGGATGCGGACGG GTTCTCAGCACTGCACCACGCAGCCCTGGGCGGCAGCCTGGACCTCATCTcgctgctgctggaagcacaggCTACCGTTGACATCAAGGACAGCAACG GGATGCGGCCCCTGCACTACGCAGCATGGCAGGGCCGCGTGGAGCCCGTGCGGGTGCTGCTCCGCGCCGCCGCCTCCGTCAACATGGCCTCGCTGGACGGACAGATCCCGCTGCACCTCTCAGCACAGTACGGCCACTACGAGGTG TCAGagatgctgctccagcaccagtCGAACCCGTGCCTCATCAACAAGGCGAAGAAAACCCCGCTGGACTTGGCCTGCGAGTTTGGGCGGCTGAAG gtggcccagctgctgctgaacagccATCTGTGTGTCGCCCTGCTGGAGGGACAATCCAAGGATGCCACTGACCCCAACTACACCACTCCACTGCATCTGGCAGCCAAGAACGGGCACAAGGAGATCATCAG gcagctgctgaaggcTGGGATTGAGATCAACAAGCAGACAAagacaggcacagccctgcacgAGGCCGCGCTCTACGGCAAAACAGAGGTGGTGCGGCTCCTGCTGGAGGTGAACAcg GGTGGAGTTGATGTGAACATTAGGAACACCTACAACCAGACAGCACTGGACATCGTCAACCAGTTCACCACCTCACACGCCAGCAAGGACATCAAGCAGCTGTTGAGAG AGGCATCAGGAATCCTGAAGGTCCGAGCTTTGAAGGATTTTTGGAACCTCCATGACCCAACTGCTCTCAACATCCGAGCAGGAGATGTCATCACG GTCCTGGAGCAGCATCCAGATGGCCGATGGAAGGGGCACATCCACGATGCTCAGAAAGGCACCGACCGGGTCGGGTACTTCCCCCCCTCCATTGCTGAAGTCATCAGCAAGCGGACAG GCATGGTTGTCCCCCGCGTGGCACCCGCGCAGCAGCGCCAGGGTCCCCCTGGggccctcccagcccccccTGGGGGtctgcagcacctccctgaCGAGTGTCCACACCCAGCAGCCCCGAGCGGCCCCGCGGCCTTTGGTCACCTCACCCTAACCCGGATGGCCCCAGGCCCTGACAGCTCAG CAGGAGACAGGAACAGCGTGGGCAGCGAGGGCAGCATCGGCAGCATCCGCAGTGCCGGCAGCGGCCAGAGCACCGAGGGCACCAATGGGCAGAGCACCAGCATCCTCATCGAGAATGCCAGG cctcTGCCCTCCACTGGTGACAACCTCCAGCAACACCTTTTGGGATCAGAGCCACACAATGGGACCTCCCCAGCAG GGCCACAGGGCCTCCAGACCCCAGGCAGCTGCCCTCCTGGAGACAGGGTCTTCTCCCAACAGTTCTTGCGTCCTGAGCAGCTCTTCGAGGGGAAG GATGCAGAAGCCATTTACAACTGGCTGCGTGAGTTCCAGCTGGAGTCATACACTGTCAACTTCCTCAACGCTGGCTACGATGTCCCCACCATCAGCCGCATGACCCCGGAG GATCTGACAGCCATCGGTGTGACCAAACCAGGCCACAGGAAAAAGATCTCTACAGAAATTGGGCAGCTCAGCATTGCTGAGTGGCTGCCCAACTACATCCCG GCTGACCTGATGGACTGGCTCAGTGCCATTGGGTTGCCCCAGTACCACAAAAAGCTGGTGAACAATGGCTACGATTCCATCACCATCGTGACGGACCTGACATGGGAGGACCTGCAAGAGATTGGCATCAACAAGCTGG gcCACCAGAAGAAGATCATGTTGGCTGTCAAGAAGCTCAGAGACCTCCGCAAAAGCCTCAATCAAGCAGAAGCAACTCTGGCAAGACGCAAAGTCCCCGGTTCCCTGGACATTGTCACCATTGAATCACTGGAAAATGGGGAGTGCCAGTCCCCACACACGCTCAAAATGACAACCTTCCAGGACAGTGAGCTCAGCTATGAGCTCCAGACGGCCATGTCCAACAGCTGCCATGACACATTGGGCATcaagagcagccagggaatgtcACGGAGCCAGGAGAGCATCGGGGTGCGGTCGCGGGGCTCAGGGCACTCGCAGGACAATGTGCTGTCCCGGCGCCTCTCCAGCCCCTCGCAGGAGAGCCTGGGCAGCGGcgagagcagcagcagcagtgggcagTCCTGTGCACCCCCCCGCAGCAAGgagagcccagccagcctgcCGGGCcggcccagccctgagccctaTGGGAAACTCGTGTCCCCCGAGGGGCTGAACGGCTTTGCCAATGGTGGCGGTGGGGGCAGCCCTCTCAAGGAAAGGAACCTGCCCGAAGGAATGGATCAGTACACCTGGCCCGTGGCTCAGAAAGGAGCCGAGACTCCAGCAGTCACTCCCTGTACTCCTCCCCAGACTCCCAGCAAGGGAACAGCCCCATACGTCTTCATGTACCCACACGTCTCCCTGAAATCCCCAACGACCCCGTCCATCCTGGGACCAGAGCAGCCCAAGGCCTTAGCACATTTCCCCTCCATCTCCCCTGGACAGAAGAGCAGCCTGCAGACGTCAGCCCAAAAAGGCTTCTTCTACCTTCACAGCCAGTGTGGCCCCACAGAGCCACCCACAACTGGGGAGCATCACAATGGAGGCGAAGGCTTGAAACACAAGAAGCGCTCGCACAGCCTGAACCGCTATGCGCTGTCGGATGGGGAgcatgaggaggaggagggggcccccagcagcaccctgggctccTATGCCACCCTGACACGGCGGCCGGGCCGCAGCCAGATGCCGCGGGCCTGTCTGCAGGCGGATGCCAAGGTGACCCGCAGCCAGTCCTTCGCCATCCGTGCCAAGCGCAAGGGCCCTCCACCGCCACCTCCCAAGCGcctcagctctgtgtccagTGCCCTCGCCGCCGAGGCCGATGGtgagcagccccccagccccgaGTGCCAGCCCACAGCCGCTCAGGATGTGGTTGACACAAGTGCCACCCCCAGTGATGCTGGCCGTGGCAGGACAGTGAAGAGCCTGGCAGCTGCGCTGGAGGGGACACCAGGTGTGAGTCCTTCCAAGCCCCTCTTGGCCCCAAAACCACTGCACATGACTCAGGACTGTTTCCCCCGGGCAGATGTGGGTGAGAGATCCCACGACAGCAGTGACGCCAGCAGTGCCACACTTtccagtggcagcagggaccCCTTTGAGAGTGGCAAGCCACGGAGACGGACAGTGAGTGAGCCCAGCACTCCTATGACAGAGGTGGCTGCGCAGAGTGAGCAGGAGGATGCCTGCTCAGACACAGAGGAGGAGGCCAAGCCGGGGGTCTCCTCTTCATCATCCCAGAACAGCTCCAGTGAATGCATCCCCTTTGCAGAAGAAGGCAATTTAACCATCAAACAGCGGCCAAAGCCCAGTGGGCATTCCAAGGCTGACGCAGCTGTGCCGGACATGGAGCCTGGttcccagccagcagagccccagggctccGCTGAGAAGGAGCCAACAGTCCACGCTGTCACTAAGGAGCCGCCCGTGCTGGAGTTCAATCTCACCGAGTCGGACACGGTGAAGCGCCGGCCGCGCTTCAGGGAGCGGGAGCCACTGCAGGCGGTGCTGAAGGCGTTCAGCATGGCGGGGCAGGCAGAGGCGGGAGGCACCTCCACACCCCAGTATGCCCAGGCCCAAGCCGTGAGCATCGCAGGCCCCCCCAACTCGGCACCAGCACCACAGCCCACACTGGCTAGGGATGCCTTTGACGATGACAGTGTGGAGTTCAGGATTGCTGAGATAGAAAAAAGCATCTTGTCGCTGGAGAAAGGGATGAAGAAGGCCCCAAGCCCCACcaaagcccccagccccacagagctggTTGGCACGGCTGTGGTGAGGACACCCACTCCAG ATGTCCCTGCCAAGCACACCTCAGTGGCATCCACCAAGCTTGTCTTCTCTGGACCCAAGACCATCTACCAGCAGATCCTGCAGCCCTCCCGCCACACTGTTGCTCCCTGGGCGGCCACTGAGGCGGTGCCTGATGTGATCGGGTCCCTGcccagtcctggctcactgaCACTGGAAACAGGCAGCAAGGTATCACCAAAGCCTTTGGCAGCTGCCCCGGGGGCCACTCTGGCCCAGCAGCGTCTGGAGCAGACCAACTCCAGCCTAGCTGCCAcgctgcaggcagcagagaagaaaatcacAGCGGAGGAGGCAGAGAG cCACTCTGGAACCGTGCACTTGGCCAAGAACATCTTGGAAGACATCAGTAACATGTTCGACGACCTGGCCGACCAGCTGGATGCAATGCTGGACTGA
- the CASKIN2 gene encoding caskin-2 isoform X1, producing MGREQELIQAVKNGDVPGVQKLVAKIKASKSKLLGSAKRLNVNYQDADGFSALHHAALGGSLDLISLLLEAQATVDIKDSNGMRPLHYAAWQGRVEPVRVLLRAAASVNMASLDGQIPLHLSAQYGHYEVSEMLLQHQSNPCLINKAKKTPLDLACEFGRLKVAQLLLNSHLCVALLEGQSKDATDPNYTTPLHLAAKNGHKEIIRQLLKAGIEINKQTKTGTALHEAALYGKTEVVRLLLEGGVDVNIRNTYNQTALDIVNQFTTSHASKDIKQLLREASGILKVRALKDFWNLHDPTALNIRAGDVITVLEQHPDGRWKGHIHDAQKGTDRVGYFPPSIAEVISKRTGMVVPRVAPAQQRQGPPGALPAPPGGLQHLPDECPHPAAPSGPAAFGHLTLTRMAPGPDSSAGDRNSVGSEGSIGSIRSAGSGQSTEGTNGQSTSILIENARPLPSTGDNLQQHLLGSEPHNGTSPAGPQGLQTPGSCPPGDRVFSQQFLRPEQLFEGKDAEAIYNWLREFQLESYTVNFLNAGYDVPTISRMTPEDLTAIGVTKPGHRKKISTEIGQLSIAEWLPNYIPADLMDWLSAIGLPQYHKKLVNNGYDSITIVTDLTWEDLQEIGINKLGHQKKIMLAVKKLRDLRKSLNQAEATLARRKVPGSLDIVTIESLENGECQSPHTLKMTTFQDSELSYELQTAMSNSCHDTLGIKSSQGMSRSQESIGVRSRGSGHSQDNVLSRRLSSPSQESLGSGESSSSSGQSCAPPRSKESPASLPGRPSPEPYGKLVSPEGLNGFANGGGGGSPLKERNLPEGMDQYTWPVAQKGAETPAVTPCTPPQTPSKGTAPYVFMYPHVSLKSPTTPSILGPEQPKALAHFPSISPGQKSSLQTSAQKGFFYLHSQCGPTEPPTTGEHHNGGEGLKHKKRSHSLNRYALSDGEHEEEEGAPSSTLGSYATLTRRPGRSQMPRACLQADAKVTRSQSFAIRAKRKGPPPPPPKRLSSVSSALAAEADGEQPPSPECQPTAAQDVVDTSATPSDAGRGRTVKSLAAALEGTPGVSPSKPLLAPKPLHMTQDCFPRADVGERSHDSSDASSATLSSGSRDPFESGKPRRRTVSEPSTPMTEVAAQSEQEDACSDTEEEAKPGVSSSSSQNSSSECIPFAEEGNLTIKQRPKPSGHSKADAAVPDMEPGSQPAEPQGSAEKEPTVHAVTKEPPVLEFNLTESDTVKRRPRFREREPLQAVLKAFSMAGQAEAGGTSTPQYAQAQAVSIAGPPNSAPAPQPTLARDAFDDDSVEFRIAEIEKSILSLEKGMKKAPSPTKAPSPTELVGTAVVRTPTPGMGACGAVFKVVVVGLPPMLVWEVRRTCATTYHESPSFADVPAKHTSVASTKLVFSGPKTIYQQILQPSRHTVAPWAATEAVPDVIGSLPSPGSLTLETGSKVSPKPLAAAPGATLAQQRLEQTNSSLAATLQAAEKKITAEEAESHSGTVHLAKNILEDISNMFDDLADQLDAMLD from the exons agctcctgggatcTGCCAAGCGCCTGAACGTGAACTACCAGGATGCGGACGG GTTCTCAGCACTGCACCACGCAGCCCTGGGCGGCAGCCTGGACCTCATCTcgctgctgctggaagcacaggCTACCGTTGACATCAAGGACAGCAACG GGATGCGGCCCCTGCACTACGCAGCATGGCAGGGCCGCGTGGAGCCCGTGCGGGTGCTGCTCCGCGCCGCCGCCTCCGTCAACATGGCCTCGCTGGACGGACAGATCCCGCTGCACCTCTCAGCACAGTACGGCCACTACGAGGTG TCAGagatgctgctccagcaccagtCGAACCCGTGCCTCATCAACAAGGCGAAGAAAACCCCGCTGGACTTGGCCTGCGAGTTTGGGCGGCTGAAG gtggcccagctgctgctgaacagccATCTGTGTGTCGCCCTGCTGGAGGGACAATCCAAGGATGCCACTGACCCCAACTACACCACTCCACTGCATCTGGCAGCCAAGAACGGGCACAAGGAGATCATCAG gcagctgctgaaggcTGGGATTGAGATCAACAAGCAGACAAagacaggcacagccctgcacgAGGCCGCGCTCTACGGCAAAACAGAGGTGGTGCGGCTCCTGCTGGAG GGTGGAGTTGATGTGAACATTAGGAACACCTACAACCAGACAGCACTGGACATCGTCAACCAGTTCACCACCTCACACGCCAGCAAGGACATCAAGCAGCTGTTGAGAG AGGCATCAGGAATCCTGAAGGTCCGAGCTTTGAAGGATTTTTGGAACCTCCATGACCCAACTGCTCTCAACATCCGAGCAGGAGATGTCATCACG GTCCTGGAGCAGCATCCAGATGGCCGATGGAAGGGGCACATCCACGATGCTCAGAAAGGCACCGACCGGGTCGGGTACTTCCCCCCCTCCATTGCTGAAGTCATCAGCAAGCGGACAG GCATGGTTGTCCCCCGCGTGGCACCCGCGCAGCAGCGCCAGGGTCCCCCTGGggccctcccagcccccccTGGGGGtctgcagcacctccctgaCGAGTGTCCACACCCAGCAGCCCCGAGCGGCCCCGCGGCCTTTGGTCACCTCACCCTAACCCGGATGGCCCCAGGCCCTGACAGCTCAG CAGGAGACAGGAACAGCGTGGGCAGCGAGGGCAGCATCGGCAGCATCCGCAGTGCCGGCAGCGGCCAGAGCACCGAGGGCACCAATGGGCAGAGCACCAGCATCCTCATCGAGAATGCCAGG cctcTGCCCTCCACTGGTGACAACCTCCAGCAACACCTTTTGGGATCAGAGCCACACAATGGGACCTCCCCAGCAG GGCCACAGGGCCTCCAGACCCCAGGCAGCTGCCCTCCTGGAGACAGGGTCTTCTCCCAACAGTTCTTGCGTCCTGAGCAGCTCTTCGAGGGGAAG GATGCAGAAGCCATTTACAACTGGCTGCGTGAGTTCCAGCTGGAGTCATACACTGTCAACTTCCTCAACGCTGGCTACGATGTCCCCACCATCAGCCGCATGACCCCGGAG GATCTGACAGCCATCGGTGTGACCAAACCAGGCCACAGGAAAAAGATCTCTACAGAAATTGGGCAGCTCAGCATTGCTGAGTGGCTGCCCAACTACATCCCG GCTGACCTGATGGACTGGCTCAGTGCCATTGGGTTGCCCCAGTACCACAAAAAGCTGGTGAACAATGGCTACGATTCCATCACCATCGTGACGGACCTGACATGGGAGGACCTGCAAGAGATTGGCATCAACAAGCTGG gcCACCAGAAGAAGATCATGTTGGCTGTCAAGAAGCTCAGAGACCTCCGCAAAAGCCTCAATCAAGCAGAAGCAACTCTGGCAAGACGCAAAGTCCCCGGTTCCCTGGACATTGTCACCATTGAATCACTGGAAAATGGGGAGTGCCAGTCCCCACACACGCTCAAAATGACAACCTTCCAGGACAGTGAGCTCAGCTATGAGCTCCAGACGGCCATGTCCAACAGCTGCCATGACACATTGGGCATcaagagcagccagggaatgtcACGGAGCCAGGAGAGCATCGGGGTGCGGTCGCGGGGCTCAGGGCACTCGCAGGACAATGTGCTGTCCCGGCGCCTCTCCAGCCCCTCGCAGGAGAGCCTGGGCAGCGGcgagagcagcagcagcagtgggcagTCCTGTGCACCCCCCCGCAGCAAGgagagcccagccagcctgcCGGGCcggcccagccctgagccctaTGGGAAACTCGTGTCCCCCGAGGGGCTGAACGGCTTTGCCAATGGTGGCGGTGGGGGCAGCCCTCTCAAGGAAAGGAACCTGCCCGAAGGAATGGATCAGTACACCTGGCCCGTGGCTCAGAAAGGAGCCGAGACTCCAGCAGTCACTCCCTGTACTCCTCCCCAGACTCCCAGCAAGGGAACAGCCCCATACGTCTTCATGTACCCACACGTCTCCCTGAAATCCCCAACGACCCCGTCCATCCTGGGACCAGAGCAGCCCAAGGCCTTAGCACATTTCCCCTCCATCTCCCCTGGACAGAAGAGCAGCCTGCAGACGTCAGCCCAAAAAGGCTTCTTCTACCTTCACAGCCAGTGTGGCCCCACAGAGCCACCCACAACTGGGGAGCATCACAATGGAGGCGAAGGCTTGAAACACAAGAAGCGCTCGCACAGCCTGAACCGCTATGCGCTGTCGGATGGGGAgcatgaggaggaggagggggcccccagcagcaccctgggctccTATGCCACCCTGACACGGCGGCCGGGCCGCAGCCAGATGCCGCGGGCCTGTCTGCAGGCGGATGCCAAGGTGACCCGCAGCCAGTCCTTCGCCATCCGTGCCAAGCGCAAGGGCCCTCCACCGCCACCTCCCAAGCGcctcagctctgtgtccagTGCCCTCGCCGCCGAGGCCGATGGtgagcagccccccagccccgaGTGCCAGCCCACAGCCGCTCAGGATGTGGTTGACACAAGTGCCACCCCCAGTGATGCTGGCCGTGGCAGGACAGTGAAGAGCCTGGCAGCTGCGCTGGAGGGGACACCAGGTGTGAGTCCTTCCAAGCCCCTCTTGGCCCCAAAACCACTGCACATGACTCAGGACTGTTTCCCCCGGGCAGATGTGGGTGAGAGATCCCACGACAGCAGTGACGCCAGCAGTGCCACACTTtccagtggcagcagggaccCCTTTGAGAGTGGCAAGCCACGGAGACGGACAGTGAGTGAGCCCAGCACTCCTATGACAGAGGTGGCTGCGCAGAGTGAGCAGGAGGATGCCTGCTCAGACACAGAGGAGGAGGCCAAGCCGGGGGTCTCCTCTTCATCATCCCAGAACAGCTCCAGTGAATGCATCCCCTTTGCAGAAGAAGGCAATTTAACCATCAAACAGCGGCCAAAGCCCAGTGGGCATTCCAAGGCTGACGCAGCTGTGCCGGACATGGAGCCTGGttcccagccagcagagccccagggctccGCTGAGAAGGAGCCAACAGTCCACGCTGTCACTAAGGAGCCGCCCGTGCTGGAGTTCAATCTCACCGAGTCGGACACGGTGAAGCGCCGGCCGCGCTTCAGGGAGCGGGAGCCACTGCAGGCGGTGCTGAAGGCGTTCAGCATGGCGGGGCAGGCAGAGGCGGGAGGCACCTCCACACCCCAGTATGCCCAGGCCCAAGCCGTGAGCATCGCAGGCCCCCCCAACTCGGCACCAGCACCACAGCCCACACTGGCTAGGGATGCCTTTGACGATGACAGTGTGGAGTTCAGGATTGCTGAGATAGAAAAAAGCATCTTGTCGCTGGAGAAAGGGATGAAGAAGGCCCCAAGCCCCACcaaagcccccagccccacagagctggTTGGCACGGCTGTGGTGAGGACACCCACTCCAGGTATGGGGGCTTGTGGAGCTGTCTTCAAGGTAGTGGTGGTGGGGCTCCCTCCCATGTTGGTGTGGGAGGTGAGAAGAACCTGTGCCACCACCTACCATGAGTCCCCTTCCTTTGCAGATGTCCCTGCCAAGCACACCTCAGTGGCATCCACCAAGCTTGTCTTCTCTGGACCCAAGACCATCTACCAGCAGATCCTGCAGCCCTCCCGCCACACTGTTGCTCCCTGGGCGGCCACTGAGGCGGTGCCTGATGTGATCGGGTCCCTGcccagtcctggctcactgaCACTGGAAACAGGCAGCAAGGTATCACCAAAGCCTTTGGCAGCTGCCCCGGGGGCCACTCTGGCCCAGCAGCGTCTGGAGCAGACCAACTCCAGCCTAGCTGCCAcgctgcaggcagcagagaagaaaatcacAGCGGAGGAGGCAGAGAG cCACTCTGGAACCGTGCACTTGGCCAAGAACATCTTGGAAGACATCAGTAACATGTTCGACGACCTGGCCGACCAGCTGGATGCAATGCTGGACTGA